TCCAGCTTCACTGAATGTGAAGGAGCTATTTCAGCATCAACATCTCTTATCATCTGCTATAGTTCTTTTATCCAGTCAATACATCTGTCCTCGTTTCATCTCTTCACAACAGACCCAAACATACGACTGCCGTATCAAAACCTTGACAAAATGCTGAAGTTTTATATTTCAACATCCACCCTCCATTAATTCCTTCCCCTTTCTACCTCATTCTTAGCCTCATCCCTTCAACCATTTGTCCCTCCTTTCCTACATCCTTTCATCCATGTATCCCTTTCTACCTATATCCCTTTATCCATGTATACCTTGATTCCTTCCTGCCTACATCCCTTTGACCCTTAACCCTAAAGGCCCAGATCCATATATCCCTTTTTCCATTCATCCCCCCCAACCTACATCCGCTTTCTTTCTCCACCCTTCGTCCCTACATCCCCTAAAGATTCCTTCATCAACTCATCCCTTCCTTCTTCCATTCATCCTTACTTGCCTAAATTCCTTGACACTTAAACGCTCGACCCTAAATTCCCAAATCCATGTATCCCTTCTTCCAttcatccctccctccctccctcatgTCTTCATCCCTCCCTTCATCCATCCTCAATACCTACATCCATTCATCCCTCCTTCCCTATATCCCTTTATTGATTCATCCCTCCCTTTCTAGTTCCCCTTTTCCATTCATCCCTTGATTCCTTCCCCACATCCCTTGTTCCATTCATAATTTCCTCCCTAAATTCCTTGACACTTCATCCCAATATCCCGTCATCCATGTATTCGTCCCTCAAACTTCATCCCCTTTTCACTACACTCCCTCATCCAATCCTTACTTCCTCCCTTCATCTCTCCATCCCTCCATTTCTACTTACCTTCATTgttccatccctccatccctttaGTTTGTTGTCCTTCCCCGTCTACATCCTTTCAACCCTTAATTCCTGGCTGCTCTTCTACctttcattcatccacatccatCCATTGCTACATCCCTCTACCATTCATCCTTCCTTGTATTCATACATCCCTTAGTCGCTTCTTCCAATGACATTTCATCCATTCATCCCTACACCACTTCATCCCTCCGTGCCTACATTTGTTTTGACTTTTATTtactacatcccttcatcctctCTTCCTGTCTCCACTCATCACTTCCTTTTTCATCCAATGTAGACTTTGTCTCATTCTAGGTACCGTCAGTGGGCTCTGCAGAGACTACAGTACCTTCTCATCCTTTTTTCCCTTCTCCCCaagatgattgtctctcttttaaacttcatgtcaataacctgctaaaaaaactgagggttaggctagggttctttttcagaaacaagtcctgtttctcgcttgaggccaggaaaaggctctgtgacctttgacctgtgctggactctggggatctggtctatatgaatgcacctgcccattgcctggtcaggttagatgctgcgtatcacagcgcactgagatttgtgacaaactgtaaagcattaacccatcactgcaccctgtatgcaagggctggtttgctttcactaactgtacggaggctcagtcactggtacatctttatatacaaagccatgctagggaaacttccatcttatatctgctccctgatctctctgagaattgtaagtggctcctgcctgagatcgaatgctgtggttttattaaatgtgccaactgctaggactgtcttagggaagacagcttttagatgcgcagctcctctgtcttggaatagtctgcaaattaaatggaaactgaacaatctggtgccactaaatgtttttaaagctcggttggatgctactcaatcagaagctgttggtacctgttcatgtggataattatgtaaaggaTGCTGTATGacgtccttttgttgttctgtttatgcttttatgtttcatgtggaactacttgagcaggtctcccttggaaaagagatcaatgatctcaatgggattttatctgtataaataaaggtttgaaatgaaaatgaaattcaTCAGTGCTTAACATCCTACACTGCCTGCTATAAATCGTTAGCTGatctattaataataataataatccttatatttattatcgcactttatcaatgactcaaagcactttacaaatacacattacacatacagatcatacgtaatggtcatgtactgtggacaatccccacaggagcaagttcaggtgaagtgtcttgcccaaggacacaacggctttacagacgcagcggcGCCGGGTTtcacccccttgatctgataatcaatgcacagcgcactgcgccacatcATCTTCACACCTCGAAGTCATCAAGgcacttttacaagtacacattgatatatgtgtcttgcccaaggacacaacggtctgaggcagtggggcgggagcgggttttgaactggagttccccaacacccccttgatctgatgaccaaacgcacagaccactgcacCACTATTGTTTTGGTGTGGTCCTACAGGGAAAAGTTCATTAGTTAATGCTAGTCAATAACCAACACTATGAGATTATGTTTAAGAATAAAGGATTGTATTAAAGTTTCTGCTGAGTTTGCAATATGTAAATGATGTTGGTGACCAGTGTGaactatttgtattatatacACGATAAGACTTCTAATGTTTATTGGGTTGGATGTCCATGGTAAAAACCTAAAAATGCACATTTGTTCACTCATAATATTTTTAGATAAAGAACAAAAAGTGAATTTGAATTTGTCAAAATAATCAGTCATTGATGTTAACATGTTGTCTCAGGGTCCtgagtcagtatctggtgtttcACTGTCCTCTAGTGGGGGATCTTAAGTGCGACACATTCAGGCTTCATGACTCTGAGAGCTCCCTCCAGCGTCTGCTTTAAAGGGTAAATGTACCCAAACTGCAAAAATACAGATATCCTCTCTTACCTCCAGTCGTATTTAAACATGGAGATAGTTTTGATGAATTTGTTGCATGCTGTGAGGTCAGTTTTCAAATGTTAAAGCTTCTGTTTAAACGTAAGATGAACACAGCTCTTCCAACTGATCCACCAAAACAAGCTAAAGTTATTAAACTATTGTTTTAATCAACGTCATCATAACACTGTGAGTCCAAATCTGTGTTACTTGCATTTTGCTCATCTCTTTAGAAAGGTTGCCCCGTGTCGATAGGGCTGAACAGTTTATCCTGCTTCATTGAGATAACGACGAACAAGTACATTTACATGTGCCAAAACAATccgttttaaataataaactgtACATTGTTTCCGGGTCCTGATACAGTTTCTGATGTTTCACTGTCCTCTACTGGGGGATCTTAAGTGAGACACATTCAGGCTTCTTCACTCAGAGAGCTCCCTCCACTGTCTGCTTTAAAGGGTCAGTTCACCCAAACTACTAAAGTACTGATGTCCTCTCTTACCTCCTAAACATGCAAATCATTCATAATAAAGTTTGCTGCATGCTGTGaggttgtttttcaaatgttaaagtgttttaATAAATGTAAACATTGGACATATGTTCACAGTTAATTCAACTGATCCACCTAAACATCCAAAGTCATTGAACATGTGTTTTTCGTATCATTAAACACTGTGTCCAAATCCTATCAGTCCACTTGattatgtgtgtgttcatgttggGTTCACACTAACAGGCATGGGAGTTTCTCACGCCTCAGAGTTCTGCATTTCTCTGAAACAGAAGCAACCTGACCGCAGAGAGAGCAGCGAAGAAACACACCAAGAGAAATGAAATGGCATTTTCCATCCTCTCTGATAATTAATTTGGTTCTCTTCATGCTGTTCAGTCAAACTGCCTCGTGGGTTCAGAGGTTAATGCATTCCTGTTCCTTCACTCCACCTGCAGACTGTGTGACGTCCTCAGTGCTCAGAGAGATCAACTGTTTCACCCTTATCATTTTAAATCCCTTCTAATGCTTTTTTCAGGAGTCAGTATAGGCAGCTAAACGGGTCTTTACCcagagtttatttagtttaagaaAAGTGTATTGTTTGTTAAACAACCAAACTTTACTGTGTAGTGGGTGTTACTGGGGTTTGGCTCATCATGCATATCAATAATCTAAAGAGGAAGTAAATCTAGTCTGTTAACAGCCTGATATCCGTCTTCTGCTCATTGCGACAGAGGAAAGGCATCTTTCAACACATGGTTCCTCCTTCACTGTGAGTAGAAACAGTTTATTGATGTAATGATTCTGTAAACCTCCTGTGGACATTATTTAATCTGACATGTTTTATAGTCTCACAGAGATGAGAGGAGCAGCTATGAGTTTCACTGCAGCAGCGAGTGGATTAGttgtcttccttctctctgtgtcAGGTACTGTACATCTACACTTACATTCATCACATGAACAGAGGGGATTCTGGGAAATGTGGGACTTGTTCAATCAGGTCACATGTGGGAATAGATCAGAGTTGTGTGAAATGCAAACTTCCCAGAAATATTATAAATATCAATTCTGTGTAGATTTGTTGAAACTcttttttaaagttagtttttaATGTTACTTGTGATTAGTGGATATTGTGTTGGTCAACATCATTTGCACTTATCTTTTTCATGAAATGTCTTTGTTCAAACAACTTTTACACGCTGTAAACTGAGAATAATATTCATTCATGACTGTTCACTCCTCACCATGTGAACACATTttgctttgttttatttttaagatGACACTGGTTAAAGAATTGCTTGTCGTTTTCAATACGTTTTAGTGTTTTTAAGAGATATTCTCCCACAAGTCATTACATGCTGTCTATCATCTTCTCTTATGTTGCAATACCTCTGCACCAAACTCTGCAAGTTACCACGCTCTGAGTTAAAAGcagtcttcttctttttcttatcTGTATATCCGACAGAAGCTGCTCTCAACTCAGTGTTCTGCATTTATTGTTATTTTTCACACTTAACTCAGCAGCAACCTGACCACAGAGCGaacagagagggaactggacagagaaacacacactttTCTAATTATTATGATCCCTAATAATTCACTATTAAGACATCTTCCAATCTTTGAGTGCACTGACTATATGTATAACTAAGCTAACACATTGCTTTTTACTTCTATTCTGCCAGGGTTAGTTCAGAAATAACATTAAAAGGGTATCATTTTCAGCAGTTATAAAGTATGTGAGAAGGAATTAAGATGTGAGTTTAAAATTCTCTTCTTCTCTTTCATAGAAAAAGTGTGTGAAAAGTAAAATGTTTGTTGACGAGTAAATGGCACTTTTCAAACAATTTGaagattgtgtacattaaatAGACACTAGTTCAAACACGTTAAGTAAGAATTATTTCTGAGTCATACCAATGATATATATATCATTCAATTCTATATTCAACTTCATTTCTCATTAGATCCTGTAGATGCCCGATGAGTTATTATCTGATAATTGAGAACTTTGAAACTGGTCCGGGTAACATTTACGCACATCATACTGGTATTAACTTCCAGTTTGTCTCATTAACTTATTGTTAACCCTAAATCATAATCTGAAATCCTTGTTTCTGATGTGCTCTGTGTTTCAGTGGTTCAGGGTCAGGATGGCTGGGGAGTGACTTACTCTTCTACTGAGATCTGTGCAGTGATAGGATCAACAGTGGAAATAAACTGCTCCTACACATACCCATCCATATGGAAAGGAAGTGATACCACAGTGGAGAATACGTTCTGGTTTACTCAAAAGAAAGATGGTGAACTTGTAGATCTGACCACAGACTCAGAGTATGCAGGTCGTGTAGAGGATCGCTGTGAAAACAACATCTGCACTCTGAGAATCAAAAACCTGACAGAGAGAGACTCAGCTGAGTACATGTTCAGGATCGAAACAAACCTAGTCATATATGCCGGTGAACCTGGAGTCACTTTGTCTGTCAAAGGTAATATTTTCATTCATATCAAGTATTTTCAAATGTTCCGCATcaagaatataataatataaatatgtttgtATGAATGTGTGTTGACAGTTCTGTCTAaaacaggggtgtccaaactaaggcccgggggccaaatgcggctcgcggaccattttgaatcggccctcagcaaattaaaAAGTCTAATtaaatatggcccacaaattaAACATCtgctattgtacttcttaataTACATAGGTTCAAATATATAACACAGTATTCATGTATTAATAATCCCAATTTTCAAATAAaatcagtcaattaaagttgaaaacattttctaagaTATCTTAGTTTAtgagaaaaaagcccaatgactTATAATAACCTTGAAATATACCCTTCATAATTCTCCTTATTATCATCAATCtgatgcttctgttttaaggaatgagctgccaacacAATAAATGAAACCATATCAGAGAGCTGTGTGTTTTTCTCATCAATATCAACCATAATTTatctacatttgattgatttttctGACTTTTAACTCACGAGGCAATATACCTCTAGTGAGCGGCCCAGCTCTTGGGATAttgttctgtatgtggccctcggtgaaaaaagttggacacccctggtctaaaatAACATTCCTGTTCCTTCTACTTAAATCCAGGTATCACGGTGCAGGTGGAAGCCAAATATACTGACCAGGTAGAGATGAAATGTCAGAACCAGTGTCTTGTACCTGTTAATACTTCCTACATCTGGTACAAGAACGGACAGATAACTCCGGAGTCAATGTATTCTACTGGTTTTTTCACACTTGGTTCTGCAGACAGATATTCCTGTGCTATTGAAGGATATGAGGACTTCCCTTCTCCTCCAGTGTGTGAGtttaccaacacacacactgacattacAATACCATCACAGTTTCAGACATATCTCTCAGGAGTCTTCTTAATCTTAATATGGACACCACAGTATTTTTTTACAGAAAACCATAGCTAAACTGTGAGCTGTAAGTAGTtagttaaaaacaaaacaatgacaGGAAATCCTATACTTACCAAATAGATCACAAAACAATTGAGTCATAATCAAAGCAATTCAATTATTCAATTTAAATACTAAATCAACACCTGGAAGTCCATTTGGATCAAATAAAATATTTAACTGAGGATAACAGTGACATTAGCTTTAGATTAATCTTTGTGTTTTCCAGGTTTCAGGTGCACAATGAATAAAAAGACAGTAAATGATGAAGGCCCACAAGATAATTTAAGCGGGTAAAAGAGCAGTAAGGGCCTAGTAATGATTATATCTATTGTATCAAATAGGGTTGTACAGATCACTGTTGTTAGTTTAATCATTTGTATAATATTAATCTTTTGACAATTGATTACCAGATACAGCATCCATTAATATAAAAGGTCTCAATAATCTCACactgataataaagttgatcgaACAGGCATTCTTCCATCCTCCACATTTTCTCCGTTATGCTCTTAAATTTAGTCACATGAAAGGTAAAAGTTGCATAAACCAGGAAATGTATTTGCATCACCCCCAGTGaaatacatacagtatatatttgCTTACAGTCTGTTAGTCTTAATGTAATTATATTCATACGCATACGATGTTTATTTACAAAACAGAACCAGAAAGTGGTAATGAAAAATAATTGACAGCCTCTCAACTAGAACTGAAGACAGTCAGTACTGTTATAATATAAAGAAAATAATGTGTAGAGGTGTTAACAATTAAGGACTAAAATATTAAATTGTTATTGGCTGtcagttacaaaaatgaaacgtTTAATGTTTTAGAGCTCAAGGGTCTACATCTAAAATAAATGATGACATTAAATCATGCGGAATTATACAtccaattaaaactgcggtcgcacatgtgcgcgcagtgatgatCGGGCCCTCGCGCCTGTCGGGGAGCGCTgccggtcgtcccggcgtcaagcagacACGCGCGAGTTCTGGGAAATTAGCCGTTTGTCATTTCTCAAATTTTCGCATCCCAGACTCCCAGGTCCTCCGGCAGCGACCCGGAAACGGATGTCGGCGCGCCCTCTCGAAGGAAAACAAATTTCTCTAAAGGCTCGTCGAGGATCGATTTTcgaggagtctctctggaggtgctgtaaccgaggatacactgatatagaggagagaggagtctctctggaggagctataaccgagggtacactgatGTATTCTCCGGAGACTATTTCAGCcaacagtgatgtttaaaagatGCGTGACGCATGGCTGGACTTATGTCAACGAATCACAGCTCTGCAAACTGTTCCCGTTGTGATTATAAGTTATTTGAGATTATCAAATGTGCatcagactttctgccctttaccGTTTATTTGTTTACTCACTAATCACATCTCCCCTGGATGTTAGGTTATGCTTTTATTGTgaggcgatgtttacagtgagaacagctgctgaggtcagtgcagaaagcagaacgtgtgtataatatatatcgctcaataatatatgtaacaggcctacatttcaAACTTTGTAGGCTTTAGGAGATATCTAGAAATAAACAGTAGATATTTGTACTGTAGgtgtggttttgtgtgtgtgtctgtgtgtgtgtgtgtgtgtgtgtgtgtgtgtgtgtgtgtgtgtgtgtgtgtgtgtgtgtgtgtgtgtgtgtgtgtgtgtgtgtgtgtgtgtgtgtgtgtgtgtgtgtgtgtgtgtgtgtgtgtgggtgtgtgggtgtgtgtgtgtgtgtgtgtgtgtgtgtgtgtgtgcgtgtgtgtgtgtgtgtgtgttgatgtggcaggcagacaggcaggtatCAGTAGGTTATCTGACATATACATGGTCAAAAATGGTATATTCTCCGTTAGCCTACGAGCTCCGCGTTTGAGCGAAGGACTGTTCCTTCTCAATGTAGCATGAcattggataggggctgaacttgtgctggactggaatttttccgatcattcccctaggagaaaTTGGCAGAAATGTGCTTAAAACTTAAAatgtttcaaaatggccgactttctggagggcggggctaatggaagacaatttgaaatatgtgtgaaaTCATGATAGCAATAtctatacagcgtttcgtgaatattggaataactatatccggttagtttggagtaatttgcgacatgtaaatcgtcaaaaattgtgtattcgctgttagcttacgacctccatgATTGATTTATCAAAAATGTAATCCgcaattcttcatgacattggcaaggggctgaacctgtcctgcattggaatatttacgatcattcccctaggaggagttcgcaagaatgtgcttaaaattGCGGGGCTAATGGAGATTCCATttacaaatatgtccgcaattccatgaggaaTGCCTGTGCCAACATTCGTGAAGTtctgagaaactatatgtgactacca
Above is a window of Pseudochaenichthys georgianus chromosome 1, fPseGeo1.2, whole genome shotgun sequence DNA encoding:
- the LOC117451266 gene encoding cell adhesion molecule CEACAM6-like isoform X1, whose amino-acid sequence is MVPPSLLTEMRGAAMSFTAAASGLVVFLLSVSVVQGQDGWGVTYSSTEICAVIGSTVEINCSYTYPSIWKGSDTTVENTFWFTQKKDGELVDLTTDSEYAGRVEDRCENNICTLRIKNLTERDSAEYMFRIETNLVIYAGEPGVTLSVKGITVQVEAKYTDQVEMKCQNQCLVPVNTSYIWYKNGQITPESMYSTGFFTLGSADRYSCAIEGYEDFPSPPVYGPKLPSVSVSPSAEIEEGRSVTLTCSSDANPAANYTWYKENEDSPKASGQIFTITDFRAEHSGSYSCGAQNKLGRSNSILTLIVVAGSSTMSVNIIRTTLVVLMLISVFLLSLWMRKKKALSSTTEAHEPEDIELPAPSSKNLHLCLHPGQDLPWLKGLHQSHHNQGPEDQHHYSSLHLCLPQD
- the LOC117451266 gene encoding cell adhesion molecule CEACAM6-like isoform X8 is translated as MVPPSLLTEMRGAAMSFTAAASGLVVFLLSVSVVQGQDGWGVTYSSTEICAVIGSTVEINCSYTYPSIWKGSDTTVENTFWFTQKKDGELVDLTTDSEYAGRVEDRCENNICTLRIKNLTERDSAEYMFRIETNLVIYAGEPGVTLSVKGITVQVEAKYTDQVEMKCQNQCLVPVNTSYIWYKNGQITPESMYSTGFFTLGSADRYSCAIEGYEDFPSPPVYGPKLPSVSVSPSAEIEEGRSVTLTCSSDANPAANYTWYKENEDSPKASGQIFTITDFRAEHSGSYSCGAQNKLGRSNSILTLIVVAGSDAPSPLLLVLQVCCAELVIR
- the LOC117451266 gene encoding cell adhesion molecule CEACAM6-like isoform X6, which gives rise to MVPPSLLTEMRGAAMSFTAAASGLVVFLLSVSVVQGQDGWGVTYSSTEICAVIGSTVEINCSYTYPSIWKGSDTTVENTFWFTQKKDGELVDLTTDSEYAGRVEDRCENNICTLRIKNLTERDSAEYMFRIETNLVIYAGEPGVTLSVKGITVQVEAKYTDQVEMKCQNQCLVPVNTSYIWYKNGQITPESMYSTGFFTLGSADRYSCAIEGYEDFPSPPVYGPKLPSVSVSPSAEIEEGRSVTLTCSSDANPAANYTWYKENEDSPKASGQIFTITDFRAEHSGSYSCGAQNKLGRSNSILTLIVVAVFREEPPWCQRSMTRHGKARQVYLYSTFQHKAIQSALQKTKDIKKMAFKISH
- the LOC117451266 gene encoding cell adhesion molecule CEACAM6-like isoform X5, which produces MVPPSLLTEMRGAAMSFTAAASGLVVFLLSVSVVQGQDGWGVTYSSTEICAVIGSTVEINCSYTYPSIWKGSDTTVENTFWFTQKKDGELVDLTTDSEYAGRVEDRCENNICTLRIKNLTERDSAEYMFRIETNLVIYAGEPGVTLSVKGITVQVEAKYTDQVEMKCQNQCLVPVNTSYIWYKNGQITPESMYSTGFFTLGSADRYSCAIEGYEDFPSPPVYGPKLPSVSVSPSAEIEEGRSVTLTCSSDANPAANYTWYKENEDSPKASGQIFTITDFRAEHSGSYSCGAQNKLGRSNSILTLIVVAGSSTMSVNIIRTTLVVLMLISVFLLSLWMRKKKALSSTTEAHEPEDIEVLMLHLHCC
- the LOC117451266 gene encoding cell adhesion molecule CEACAM5-like isoform X3: MVPPSLLTEMRGAAMSFTAAASGLVVFLLSVSVVQGQDGWGVTYSSTEICAVIGSTVEINCSYTYPSIWKGSDTTVENTFWFTQKKDGELVDLTTDSEYAGRVEDRCENNICTLRIKNLTERDSAEYMFRIETNLVIYAGEPGVTLSVKGITVQVEAKYTDQVEMKCQNQCLVPVNTSYIWYKNGQITPESMYSTGFFTLGSADRYSCAIEGYEDFPSPPVYGPKLPSVSVSPSAEIEEGRSVTLTCSSDANPAANYTWYKENEDSPKASGQIFTITDFRAEHSGSYSCGAQNKLGRSNSILTLIVVAGSDAPSPLLLVLQVRCAELHIAFHDFSRFLMTVRTLTISELSQPTIHYKCKDGGSRAMVFVCLPRQWVWLLCRWG
- the LOC117451266 gene encoding cell adhesion molecule CEACAM6-like isoform X2, yielding MVPPSLLTEMRGAAMSFTAAASGLVVFLLSVSVVQGQDGWGVTYSSTEICAVIGSTVEINCSYTYPSIWKGSDTTVENTFWFTQKKDGELVDLTTDSEYAGRVEDRCENNICTLRIKNLTERDSAEYMFRIETNLVIYAGEPGVTLSVKGITVQVEAKYTDQVEMKCQNQCLVPVNTSYIWYKNGQITPESMYSTGFFTLGSADRYSCAIEGYEDFPSPPVYGPKLPSVSVSPSAEIEEGRSVTLTCSSDANPAANYTWYKENEDSPKASGQIFTITDFRAEHSGSYSCGAQNKLGRSNSILTLIVVAGSSTMSVNIIRTTLVVLMLISVFLLSLWMRKKKALSSTTEAHEPEDIELDSDPEYDNISHTAAKTEDTEEQEDMV